The Streptomyces sp. DH-12 genome has a window encoding:
- a CDS encoding DNA alkylation response protein: protein MTLTRTDESRQTSYGLGVVGGATHDVTNQPPPPAPYDASDDVALLEGVRREGAGWAEEDLRRLGRAAGSEEAQEWAEQANRHEPELRTHDRYGHRVDEVDFHPSWHHLMRTAVTEGLAGAPWADDRPGAHVARTAGGLVWGHTDAGHGCPTSMTYAAIPALRKQPELAKLYEPLLTSREYDPGLRVPAEKRGLLAGMGMTEKQGGSDVRTNTTSATPTAEPGVYTLRGHKWFTSAPMCDVFLVLAQAPGGLSCFLVPRVLPDGTRNTFRIQRLKDKLGNRSNASSEPEFDGTVAWLVGPEGQGVKTIIEMVNCTRLDCVMMSAALMRKTLVEAGHHARHRSAFGARLVDQPLMRNVLADLALESEAATTLTLRLAGAADRAVRGDAGEAAFRRIATAAGKYWVTKRGTAFTAEALECLGGNGYVEDSGMPRHYREAPLLSIWEGSGNVNALDVLRALGRDPATAQALFDELSLTRGADARLDAAVAGLKDQLAEGSPVTARRLVERMALTLQASLLVRHAPPAVADAFCATRLGGDWGHAFGTLPAGAGLDAILERALPGRE, encoded by the coding sequence ATGACCCTCACGCGCACGGACGAGTCGCGGCAGACCTCGTACGGACTCGGCGTCGTCGGCGGCGCCACGCACGACGTCACCAACCAGCCCCCTCCCCCGGCCCCGTACGACGCCTCCGACGACGTCGCCCTGCTCGAAGGGGTACGGCGGGAGGGCGCCGGCTGGGCGGAGGAGGATCTGCGCCGACTGGGACGGGCGGCGGGCAGCGAGGAGGCGCAGGAGTGGGCCGAGCAGGCCAACCGCCACGAGCCCGAGCTGCGCACCCACGACCGGTACGGGCACCGCGTCGACGAGGTCGACTTCCACCCGAGCTGGCACCACCTGATGCGCACGGCCGTCACCGAGGGGCTGGCCGGCGCGCCCTGGGCCGACGACCGCCCCGGCGCGCACGTGGCGCGCACGGCCGGCGGACTCGTCTGGGGCCACACCGACGCGGGACACGGCTGCCCGACGTCCATGACGTACGCGGCGATTCCCGCCCTGCGCAAGCAGCCCGAGCTGGCGAAGCTCTACGAGCCGCTGCTGACCAGCCGTGAGTACGACCCCGGGCTGCGCGTGCCGGCCGAGAAGCGCGGGCTGCTGGCCGGCATGGGGATGACCGAGAAGCAGGGCGGCTCCGACGTCCGCACGAACACCACGTCCGCCACGCCGACCGCCGAGCCGGGTGTGTACACCCTGCGCGGCCACAAGTGGTTCACCTCGGCGCCGATGTGCGACGTGTTCCTGGTGCTGGCCCAGGCGCCGGGCGGGCTGTCCTGCTTCCTCGTGCCGCGGGTGCTGCCCGACGGCACGCGCAACACCTTCCGCATCCAGCGCCTCAAGGACAAGCTGGGCAACCGCTCCAACGCCTCCTCCGAGCCGGAGTTCGACGGGACGGTGGCCTGGCTGGTCGGGCCCGAGGGGCAGGGCGTGAAGACCATCATCGAGATGGTGAACTGCACGCGTCTGGACTGCGTGATGATGTCGGCGGCCCTGATGCGCAAGACGCTCGTCGAGGCGGGCCACCACGCGCGGCACCGCAGCGCCTTCGGGGCGCGCCTGGTGGACCAGCCGCTCATGCGCAACGTACTGGCCGACCTCGCGCTGGAGTCCGAGGCCGCCACGACGCTCACCCTGCGGCTGGCCGGTGCGGCGGACCGCGCGGTGCGCGGGGACGCCGGGGAGGCCGCGTTCCGGCGGATCGCGACGGCGGCCGGCAAGTACTGGGTCACCAAGCGGGGCACGGCCTTCACCGCCGAGGCGCTGGAGTGCCTGGGCGGCAACGGGTACGTCGAGGACTCGGGCATGCCCCGGCACTACCGGGAGGCGCCGCTGCTGTCGATCTGGGAGGGCTCGGGCAACGTCAACGCCCTCGACGTGCTGCGGGCCCTCGGCCGGGACCCGGCGACCGCGCAGGCGCTGTTCGACGAGCTGTCCCTGACCCGTGGGGCGGACGCCCGGCTGGACGCGGCCGTGGCCGGGCTGAAGGACCAGCTGGCCGAGGGGTCGCCGGTGACGGCCCGGCGTCTGGTGGAGCGGATGGCGCTGACGCTGCAGGCGTCCCTGCTGGTGCGGCACGCTCCGCCCGCGGTCGCCGACGCCTTCTGCGCGACGCGGCTCGGCGGCGACTGGGGGCACGCCTTCGGCACGCTGCC
- a CDS encoding PaaX family transcriptional regulator C-terminal domain-containing protein, which yields MSGDDPAEPAPEEPRLRPLSARSVVLSLLLGAHPPELSARELGRLLEGFGVGGSTLRAALSRMVAAGDLRRTDAGYRLSDRLLKRQRRQDESVRPRTRAWDGDWELVVVTASGRGPAERAELRARLAGLRLAELREGVWLRPANLERPLPAALDEVAERGTTRPARPAAELAARLWPLDAWSGEARALLGHLGRTGRPAERLTLFAAVVRHLLADPVLPAPLLPPDWPGDALRAAYADYRRELEGEVRTLVGGS from the coding sequence ATGAGCGGCGACGACCCGGCGGAGCCGGCACCGGAAGAACCGCGGCTGCGCCCCCTCTCCGCGAGGTCGGTCGTCCTCAGCCTGCTGCTGGGCGCGCACCCGCCGGAGCTGTCGGCGCGGGAGCTCGGACGGCTGCTGGAGGGCTTCGGCGTCGGCGGATCGACGCTGCGGGCGGCGCTCAGCCGGATGGTCGCCGCCGGGGATCTGCGCCGCACGGACGCCGGCTATCGCCTCAGTGACCGGCTGCTGAAGCGTCAGCGCCGCCAGGACGAGTCCGTACGGCCGCGCACCCGCGCGTGGGACGGGGACTGGGAGCTGGTGGTCGTCACCGCGAGCGGACGCGGCCCGGCCGAACGGGCGGAGCTGCGCGCACGGCTGGCCGGACTGCGCCTCGCCGAACTGCGCGAGGGGGTGTGGCTGCGCCCGGCCAACCTGGAACGCCCGCTGCCCGCCGCCCTCGACGAGGTGGCCGAACGGGGGACGACCCGTCCCGCGCGGCCCGCCGCCGAACTCGCCGCGCGGCTCTGGCCGTTGGACGCCTGGTCGGGCGAGGCCCGCGCGCTGCTCGGGCACCTCGGGCGCACCGGGCGTCCGGCCGAGCGGCTGACCCTGTTCGCGGCCGTGGTGCGCCACCTGCTGGCCGACCCCGTGCTGCCCGCGCCTCTGCTGCCACCGGACTGGCCGGGCGACGCGCTGCGGGCCGCGTACGCGGACTACCGGCGGGAGCTGGAAGGCGAGGTGCGCACGCTGGTGGGCGGGTCCTGA
- a CDS encoding pectate lyase — protein MTSATRPRTRGRALTGTLATLGLSVGMILTTAAPSAQAASWPAPNGSQGVSSTISVSGTKDYGMKRLYGTGDLGTGGQDEDQGPILKLADGAVLKNVILGAPAADGIHCEGSCTLQNVWWEDVGEDAATFKGKSSGAVYTVSGGGAKEAGDKVFQFNGAGTLNVSGFAVQNFGTFVRSCGNCSTQYKRTINLNSIEVTWKGGRIAGINTNYGDSATLRNITIVGDSGKKIVPCQKYIGNNTGKEPSGNGSGPDGTHCKYSSSDITYR, from the coding sequence ATGACATCCGCGACACGACCGCGCACCCGCGGGCGCGCACTGACCGGCACGCTCGCCACCCTCGGCCTTTCGGTTGGCATGATCCTGACCACCGCGGCTCCGTCCGCGCAGGCCGCGTCCTGGCCGGCCCCCAACGGCAGCCAGGGCGTCTCCTCCACCATCTCCGTGTCCGGCACCAAGGACTACGGGATGAAACGCCTGTACGGCACCGGCGACCTGGGCACCGGCGGCCAGGACGAGGACCAGGGTCCGATCCTGAAGCTGGCCGACGGCGCGGTCCTCAAGAACGTGATCCTCGGCGCCCCCGCCGCCGACGGCATCCACTGCGAGGGCTCCTGCACGCTGCAGAACGTCTGGTGGGAGGACGTCGGCGAGGACGCGGCCACCTTCAAGGGCAAGTCGTCCGGCGCGGTCTACACCGTCAGCGGCGGCGGCGCCAAGGAGGCAGGCGACAAGGTCTTCCAGTTCAACGGCGCGGGCACGCTGAACGTGTCCGGCTTCGCCGTCCAGAACTTCGGCACCTTCGTCCGCTCCTGCGGCAACTGCTCCACGCAGTACAAGCGGACGATCAACCTCAACTCCATCGAGGTGACCTGGAAGGGCGGCCGCATCGCCGGCATCAACACCAACTACGGCGACAGCGCGACCCTGCGGAACATCACGATCGTCGGCGACAGCGGCAAGAAGATCGTGCCGTGCCAGAAGTACATCGGCAACAACACCGGCAAGGAGCCGAGCGGCAACGGCTCCGGCCCCGACGGCACGCACTGCAAGTACAGCTCGTCCGACATCACCTACCGGTAG